GTGGTGGTAGTAGCTGGGCTGGTAGTAGTACGCCGGCGGGTACACGGGCACGGGCATGGCCGGCTTCGGTtcatccttcttcttctcctccggcTTCTTCACTTGCTCGACCTTGATGATGTGGGTGTGGCCGAGCTTCTTGCGGAGGCAGCTGACGAGGCACACCGGGTCGACGCCGTCGCTGACCACCTCCAGCTGGTCCCTTGCGGCGCCGGTTATCGCCATCGacgtcaccccggctgctctggagGCCAGCGTCAGTGCTTTGGACCGGTGTTTGTCGCACGATATGCTCAACTGAATAACAATCTTTTGCTGCAACAACAAGTAGAAAAACGATGGATCAATCGTATGCTTCAGCTTCAGAGTAATGTATTGCTTGTTCAAAATTAAGCTACGTGCTAAACAAAGCAACACTAGATGTAAAGAAAAACTGGGAGAAGAAACTCACCTTCATTGCTTGCTGCTGGGTTGCTAGATGCCTATGAAGGACAAACAAGAACTCGATGGGGAAATGTTGGTGTTGGAGGCAAGGCTAGAATGGTCTGGGTGGCAACTGATCGATCTTTGGCGGATGCAAGTGTCTAGCTTGTGATGATTTGGTGAAGGGGATAGCTGCCATATATACACACGCATGCAGTGGGTGCGGGTGTGGGAGCAGAGAACTAGAGTTATCAGTATCAGTATCAGCGGCAGTTGAGCTCGCAGTGAGTAGACTACATCTAATGGGCAATTAGATGTAAGCGCGTCCTGATCACAATCACAATCACATGCTCTCCTTGAATTTGCTACCCCATGGAGAGACATTAAACAATTACAGTCTTCTCCGAAGACGCGGTTGCGGACATACCCACGTAGACCCGGTCGATCGGTTCGTTAACATATCAGCATGAAACGACAAAATACATGGATACAATAGCTAAAATTCTTTTTTTAAAAACTTTCGgtatattcatcttcaatcataatCATGGCAATACAAgaacatcagaaataataaaaattacattcagataCATAGACCATCaacaacgactacaagcactgaagcaagcCGACTGAAGACTTGATCAGATAGGCTGTATATAGCGAACGTGCTCTTTTAAAGAATAACCCAGATCTAACGCGACACAGACGCACGTACGTACAAGCGACTGGCCCTCGCGTCGCCCTCTCTTGGGCGACTCGGGCAGGGCCGAAACCCTAGCTGCCAAGGGCGCTCCTTCCTACCCTTCCTCCCTCCACCGCCGTCGGGGGGCGCTGCCGGGCTAAGCCCGGGTGCTAACGGAGGTGGCGGGGGACTCCCTCTTTCCCACGTCATGAGGGTGGTGCGGAGCCCCTCGGCTTGAGAAGGCGCGTCCCATCTgtccttggcagcgcggcggcggcgagggttgTAATCGGCGGTGGTCGTGCGGCCGGCCCTGCCTCGGACGACGATGGTTGCGGCCACGACGGCCTGCCCTGCCTCGGGCAGCAAGGATGGCGGCGTTCGGTGGTGGCGGCAGTCAGATTTGTGGCAGCGCGCCACCTAACCTCGGATCGACGACGATAGACATCGTTGTGGAGAAGCTCCAGACCTCTATCTGATACCTCCTGGGGAAATCATAGATCGGTTGACAGGATGACAACGGCGCTCTTCTGTGTCATTCCTTTCTTGAAGGCATCATCGTTGAGAAGGTCCagacctctatccgctacctccgggggaaatccTAGATCAGTTGATAGGATGACAGCGGCGGTCTTTGTGTCGTTccctccttgggggcgtcattttTTGAGGTGTCCATAGACTCGAGGGACCAGTGGGCGGCTTCTGCGGTGGATCGGCGGTTCCTGTGACGCATCGATGACGTCGAGTCTCGGCTGCATGGCGCTGGAGGGTCTCGGCGATGGATGCGTGATGATGGATGCACATAGGGTGGTGGCGTTGTCTGGTGCCGTCGTGGCATCGACGGCGAGCCTGGCAAGATGGATGCGTCAatacctgctctgaagatggattggtgaaaGACGGGGGCGATGGCTCTGCATCGTGCGCGTGCGGTGCTTGCTGAGAGTGCGCCGGAGACGTGTGTGAGTCAAACCCGGCAATTCGGCTTGGTTGGGCCCTCCGACTTTAGATATTGGGCTTTGTTGTGAGGTCTAGATATACGGCCTCGACAATCTGCACTCCATCAAGTAGATAGGAGTAGCGATGAATGttgtcaagatgatggcttcagacTTATTAATGTATTAATTTGTAAGGTCTTGAGAAATAATTAATAAAATTGTTGAATGCATCGCCCTAATGCAGAGGTTAGAGGTCATCCTCTTTTTTCAAAAAAAGCTCTGATGCTCCCTGTGAGTAAAATATGAAAAATGGTAAATAAATTCAAAAGATTCTGATTAGTTTCGTGATAAACATTGACGAATGTTCTAACTGCCTGCAAATCTTCATTCGAAAAGAGGTCTTGGGAGAAAAATCGATGCTCCGAAATGCTTTCAACAATATTCTTTTCAATGATTTGAGCGTTGAAGCAACCGTGTCATCACCAGTGAGACAACTATGGACCTTTCGTGGTACTGATATTGTCAATCAATATATGATGACTAAGCGGTCACAATCTCTAAATAATCAATATATGATCGATGGCCTACCGGTCATAATCTGCAAATTCTGATAGTCCAGAAACACAATTCTATTTCAGACAGCAGTACGTCCTTAGCAAACAATAGGAAACGTTGCCATCTACACCACTAAATTGACCGTTGTGTTCAGTGGTGTCATTTTCATGAACGCATGATTTAATTCTTGGTCCTGAAGTTAGTTGGCTGATTCACAACTTTGACCATCTAACTACTTCTTTGCATGGATACGGTTGTACATAGActattaagagcatctccaatagatggtccaaatttTGACAGTCCAAAATCGGAGATGTAAAATTTGGACCGTCAAAAAGTGCGTTTTGGAGCTCCGAAAAAAGctcaactccaacagatggtcTAAATTGATGGTCcaaaagagcaactccaatagatggtCTAAAATAAAGATGTAGAACGACATACTACTAGTCTATTCAATAtagttcaaacatcaaattcaacaTAGTTTCATACATCAACTTCAACTACTACTTATTCAAACTATTAGATAAACTACTCCTCATCGGAGCTACGGAACTGCTCCCAGAACTCCTCCTTCGTCGGGTCGTcgcaccc
This region of Triticum dicoccoides isolate Atlit2015 ecotype Zavitan unplaced genomic scaffold, WEW_v2.0 scaffold203375, whole genome shotgun sequence genomic DNA includes:
- the LOC119345077 gene encoding heavy metal-associated isoprenylated plant protein 12-like, which encodes MKQKIVIQLSISCDKHRSKALTLASRAAGVTSMAITGAARDQLEVVSDGVDPVCLVSCLRKKLGHTHIIKVEQVKKPEEKKKDEPKPAMPVPVYPPAYYYQPSYYHHQYQPPHMVVCEEQPNNWRTM